From the Pleurodeles waltl isolate 20211129_DDA chromosome 6, aPleWal1.hap1.20221129, whole genome shotgun sequence genome, the window cagccactccagcctaagatccagactattctggactgggcagctccaaaaacacagactcaagtcaggacattccttggcttgactgggtactacaggaggtttgtgaagggatatggatctatagtgacacccctcacagaacttacctccaagaaaatgcccaagaaggtaaactggactgtagaatgccaacaggcatttgacaccctgaaacaagcaatgtgcacagcaccagttctcaaagctccagattactccaagcagttcattgtgcagactgatgcctctgaacatgggataggggcagttttgtcccaaacaaatggcgATGGCCTTGAcctgcctgttgctttcattagcaggaggttactccctaggaagcagcgttggagtgccattgagagggaggcctttgctgtggtttggtccctgtagaagctgagaccatacctctttggtactcactttgtagttcaaattgaccacagacatctcagatggctaatgcaaatgaaaggtgaaaatcccaaactgttgaggtggtccatctccctacagggaatggactttatagtggaacacagacctgggactgcccatgccaatgcagatggcctttccaggttcttccacttagaaaatgaagactctcttgggaaaggatagtctcatcctctttcgtttggggggggggggggggttgtgtaaggaaatgcctccttgacatggttaccccctgactttttgcctttgctaatgccaagttatgatttgaaagtgtgctgaggcctgctaatcaggccccagcaccagtgttctttccctaacctgtacctttgtttccacaattggcacaccctggcatccaggtaagtcccttgtaactggtacctctggtaccaagggccctgatgccaaggaaggtccctaagggctgcagcatgtcttatgccaccctggggacccctcactcaccacagacacactgcttgccagcttgtgtgtgctagtggggataaaacgactaagtcgacatggcactcccctcagggtgccatgccaacctaacactgcctataggtatagataagtcacccctctagcaggccttacagccctaaggcagggagcactgtaccataggtgagggcataagtgcatgcacactatgcccctagagtgtctaagcaaaaccttagacattgtaagtgcagggtagccataagagtatatggtctcggagtctgtcatgcacgaactccacagcaccataatggctacactgaaaactgtgaagtttggtatcaaacttctcagcacaataaatgcacactgatgccagtgtacattttattgtaacatacaccccagagggcaccttagaggtgccccctgaaaccttaaccgactaccagtgtgggctgactagttttagcagcctgccacacaccagacatattgctggccacatggggagagtgcctttgtcactctgtgactagtaacaaagcctgtactgggtggaggtgcttctcacctccccctgcaggaactgtaacccctggcggtgagcctcaaaggctcaccccctttgttacagcaccccagggcactccagctggtggagttgtccgccccctccggccacggccccacttttggcggcaaggccagaggagataatgagaaaaacaaggaggagtcactggccagtcaggacagcccctaaggtgtcctgagctgaggtgactctgacttttagaaatcctccatcttgcagatggaggattcccccaataggattagtcatgtgcccccctcctctcagggaggaggcacaaaaagggtgtagccaccctcagggctagtagccattggctactaaccccccagacctaaacacacccctaaattgagtatttaggggctcccagaacccagcaagatagattcctgcaacctaagaagaaggactgctgagctggaaaacctgcagagaagacggagacaccaactgctttggccccagctctaccggcctgtctccccacttctaaagacactgctccagcgacgcattccacagggtccagcgacctctgaagcctcagaggactaccctgcatctagaaggaccaagaactcctgaggacagcggctctgttccacaaagactgcaactttgaaacaaaagaagcaactttgaaacaacacacgtttcctgccggaagcgtgagactttgcactctgcacccgacgcccacggctcgacttgtggagaacaaacaccacagggaggactccccggcaactacgagaccgtgagtagccagagttgacccccctgagcccccacagtgacgcctgcagagggaatcccgaggctccccctgactgcgactgcctgcttcaaagacccgacgcctggtaaagacactgcacccgcagcccccaggacctgaaggatccgacctccagtgcaggagcgacccccaggtggccctctcccttgtccaggtggtggctaccccgaggagcccccccccttgcctgcctgcatcgctgaagagaccccctggtctcccattgaaacctattgcgaacctgacgcctgtttgcacactgcacccggccgccccgtgccgctgagggtgtactttttgtgctgacttgtgtcccccccggtgccctacaaaacccccctggtctgccctccgaagacgcgggtacttacctgctggcagactggacccggggcacccccttcttcattgaagcctatgcgttttggccaccactttgacctctgcacgtgaccggccctgagctgctggtgtggtaactttggggttgccctgaacccccaacggtgggctaccttggacccaactttgaactccgtaggtggtttacttaccttcaaaacataacaaacacttacctcccccaggaactgttgaaaattgcagtgtctagttttaaaatagctatatgccatttgtgtgaaaactgtatatgttattttgctagttcaaagttcccaaagttcctaagtgaaatacctttcatttaaagtattgtttgtaaatcttgaacctgtggttcttaaaataaactaagaaaatatatttttctgtacaaaaacctattggcctggaattgtctctgagtgtgtgttcctcatttattgcctgtgtgtgtacaacaaatgcttaacactaccctctgataagcctactgctcaaccacacttccacaaaatagagcattagggttatctctttttgccactatcttacctctaaggggaacccttggactctgtgcatgctatttctcactttgaaatagtacatacagagccaacttcctacagtgattcgcattccacttttggagtatatggtttgtgttgcccctagacctatgtttacctattgcatcctattgtaattttacactgtttgcattacttttcttactattacttacctgttttgggtttgtgtacatataacttgtgtatattacttaccttctaactgagggtactcactgaaatacttgtggcatattgtcataaaaataaagtacctttatttttagtaactctgagtattgtgttttcttataatattgtgctatatgatataagtggtatagtaggagctttgcatgtctcctagttcagcctaagctttgccatagctaccttctatcagcctaagctgctagaaacacctctattctaataataagggataactggacctggcacatggtgtaagtaccacaaggtacccactataggccaggccagcctcctacacctggcacagtgtgcccactccccgtAGCAGCCAGGCCTTCATTGTatggggtgtgtgcccttgactctggcccctgtactatggggcacacctctgattgtgatGTCCCTGGGgcatccggtgtgtccagggtgggtcttcCGTTGGTGGACTGTGCAATGgccccaggtggcccaggcaagtcgtcctcatccagacatcctctggggccttcatcctgggagggctgtctggcCTGACATCCTCTGcagtgtggcagtggcaggggtacctgtggatagaAATGGTAGATATTAGTAGTGtaactgtagttgttatgtccctgttgtgatgcatgcagtggcttgacttgcttcccagtaatGGTAattacagctgctgcactgcagacattgatattGTGTAGAGGTTTGTGGCTTGGTTTCCATGTGGCATGGGGGGTTGTGGATGATGTTTGGCATTGCTGATATTGTAATGTGTTGGGAGGAAGTTGTGGCTGCCAGTaggtgtggactgtggtatggtagtCCATGCAGTACTTCCACTGTGCAGTGGTTCTGTGGTGTGTTTctgtgtgggttgtgctggattgTAGGAGTTGTgattcttcacattgtggttgtcatccgTGCATTAGGAATGTATgggtagggatggtgggagtggggtggtatggcatgcagagtaGGGGGGTGAGGTGTTTGTGATGGGTGCAGTGGGATGAGTTGTGGTGGGTTGGGGAGTGGTGGGTGttggggaggcatgctgggcaggGGTAGTTGGTGCTTGGGGGGGTACTGATGACTTACCAGTATCGAGCCCTCTGCTGATGCCAGTCAAGCCCTTGGGTTGCATGGTGTCCAgtgccttctcctcccaggatgtcaactggagaggaggaggtgggggcccaccgccggtCTTGTTCTGGGCAATCTGGTGCCTCAACGCCaaggaacggaccttccccctgaagtcgttccacctcttcctgaggttctCCTTTGTGCCTGGGTAGGTGCCGACtgggttgaccctgttgacaatcctctgccataactccgtcttCTTGGCTATCGATATCTGCTATACCTAGACTCCCATGAGCTgtagctctactctgatgatcttgtccaccatgacctgcatctCATTTTTGGTGAACCGTTGGTGCTTCtgacgtgacatgttgtggggtgggtatgtggtgtgcgtgtcgggtgcagtgcggggtgtgtggtgatgtgggggtgtttggctgtgggtgctggtgtgctgtggtgttgatttgtgcaatgtgtgctgtgtgatatgtgtttgttgtgtttGGGGAGTGCTTTGCTTCGAGTCTGTTTGTTGCTGCTTGTAGTTGtcacaagggattgtgggtgtgtgtgaggggcTGTTATATGGTGGCATGTGCAGGTGTGCGTGTATGAGTTTcaagtgtgggatattcaaactagcCAATGTGGTGCTGGCTTCTTTCGGTGGTGCCTTGTTGTTGAACTGCAGTGCGGAATGCCATCGGTTTCCCCTGTGCATGTTCCGCTATGCTGTAGGTTGCCTCTAAATATGGAGATCGAAATGGTCTTGGCATGGCAGGGCCGCCGGTTGCTCAGTCACTCTTTCCCCATTGGTCGgcctgacggtgttggttttgtgtctgttttttgggTGGTTTGTGCTTTACAGTGTcttttcacacacatcacagcaccgtCAGTCAACAAATCCGGAAGATGCTCTGAGTCAATTTTGGAAAAACAGGATGGAGTGAGACATTACCCAGAATAAATATGTGGTTTACATTacctcaagcattccatccatcatttttttgtttgtattaatTATGATCTCCCCATCCGAGCAGAAATGCTGCAAGTCAGCCCTTTCTCTTAATGCCTTTACAAATAATTGGCGTGTCTGTCTTACCAAAGAATCAAGCTTTATCCTTCATCTGTTCTTCAAATATCCTACACTGTAAAGAAGGAACCATCGTCCTCTCAAATTGAGCCTTTTCCCCGATGTATTTTCACTAGGTAAGAAATAATTATATGGCACAATTGCACTGGAGAAACCTTTTCTGGACCACTACAGCCCGAGCACCGATAAGGCAGTCAGCTCTTAGCCTTTGGTTCTAAAATATGCTGCGTGAAATGTAGACACTTTAATTTCTTGTGTCACTTCACTTTTCTGTTACCCCGAAATCACCACTAACCAGTAACAGCGCTTATGTCCGTTTGGCACATTCCCAGTTATAAAATATATGGCCAACAAATACATATAGTGTGGGACATGATTTTACCTTGTTCACAATTTGTACACTCTTCCAGGTTTCGGACCTTAAAACTAGGAGGTAAACAGTACCATTTGAAATGGCGGTCCGAATTATGTGACAGGGTTGTCTAAACGATGGGGCAAAATAAGGCTAAACAATGCGGCTTACTGTGGACAATCGGATATGGTACTATTTGCTTACTTTGTCGTGTAAACACCTATTAATACTGTGGAAAGTTGCACCTCATTATTACAAGCGTAACTCCTGAGCACAGCAATCAATAACTAAATGGTAATCGCTTAACCTTTGGGATGGAACACTTTTGAcccctttttgttatttatttgttgatCGGTTTGAGCTagaatcattttgttttttaaatatgtaaaaagaaatgcaggagatggtggattatgtggcaattgAGAACAAGCTCATAATTATGCGGATAACGCAGTAGCACATATCATGTGGTACTAAACGACAGATTGTTTTGGCTCTCCCAGCAGGAGTTCTGGACCAGTTCAGGACTTTGGCATGGGATGATTAACCGAAGGAACTCCTTGTAAATGAACAATACACAAACATCTGCACTGGCCCCACCCCTGGCTTGCACCCAAGCAAAAAATAGTTTACAGTGTAGACGCGTGTATCCAGATTACACAATAAGAATTCTTTTTTGTGAATTTGCAAATGAACAGAACGTGCTTCTTTCAGATCTGTGATAATAGAATTGTAATTCGGACCTTCCGACCCCAAAATTCAAGTTGTCCTCCTGTTAGTCCTGTTTTTGTCCTCAAAAAGGGGGAATTCAAAGCTACAAGTACAATAATGTAAACCAAAGGCCAGCAACTAGATAAACTACTCAGATCTGGCAAAGGACGCCTCAGAGCTCTGCATAAGTACTTACAAATGCCTGAAGGAATTGTTCAGCGTTCCAGACAAGTTGTGTGTCATGTAAATTTCGTGGACGGGAAGGCACAACTTTACAATAATTTATGTCACTACTGCAGAATCAAGTAACCCATATTACACATGCAGGAGCGACGTGAAGGGAAAGTCATACGATATGGTCAGACtgagagagaaaaacacattttcggTGCCAAAAAAATCCAGTTCTCCTCCCAACTTCACATTTCCTGTAGATATCAAGCCGCTTAAATAGTCGCTGCCCTGTTAGCCCAGCAGTTTCTCCAGAACATCCAGTGAGCGGAGAAGTCCCCTTGTTAGGCTGTCCACTGAAAGAAGGGAGCAAGGATGAATTTGAAAATCCTTCTCATATTGCTAGCGCTCACTGTGGCCACCATCTTGGCGCTGGTCTGTGTCCTGCTGTCTGGATCGAAGACAACTGCATGTGGCCCTGCATCTAAGAGTGACCTCTTGGCCAAGCACGATGACAAGAGCCTGGTCTTCTCTGACCTGAGCCTCACTGAGCTCTCCCAAGTCATGGAATACCTGCAGAGGATCCTGGGGCCTGACCTCCTGGACTGTGCCAAAGCAGACCCCGCAGAGAACTGCCTTTTCTCCATTGACCGCCAACTCCCAAAAAAGGATCAGACCCTGAAGTTCTTGGATGGTGGAGGGAAGGCACCGGCGAGAGAGGCTTTGGCTGTGGTTTTTTTCGGGGGGCAACCTATGCCCAACGTTACAGAATTTATTGTGGGTCCACTCCCTAACCCAGCCTACCACAGAGATGTTACCCAGGAGAAATTCAAAGGACTCCTCCCCTACCACCGGAGACAGGTGACTGGCAAAGAGTACAATTTAGCCTACACATTAATCAGGCAGAAGATGGACGGCGCAGCTCCACTTTTTCTCAAGGCGGTCCTGGGTGTCCCCAGTGACAAGAATTTGGCTTTTTTGACCACAGCACCCAGAGGTTTTGAATCTGGAGACCGAAGCACTTGGTTTGTCTTCTTCCAGGACACTCCTGGCAGTGGATTTTTCATCCATCCCATGGGCCTGGAGGTACTGGTGAACCACAGGAGCCTGAACACGTCTGAGTGGACCCTGGACCAGGTATTCTACAATGGCCAGTACTATGACACCATAGAAGAGCTGGAGGCGCAGTACAAGGCTGGCAATGTGAGAGCAGTCCAAATCACAAAATTACCTCGTGGGGATGAAATGGGGTCCCTTAAAACCAGAtcaaggacaatggctgctgtgccaTTTCAGTTTGAACCCAATGGAGCACGTTACAGTGTGAAGAACAACCAGGTGCTCTACCAGTCTTGgagctttgccttcagcctcagtgtGAACTCAGGGATGCGTCTCTTTGACATCAGGTTTAATGGGGAAAGGATTGTCTACGAACTCAGCGTCCAGGATGCCATCTCGCTGTATGGTTCAAATGCACCAGGTGGGATGATGACCAGATACATGGATAGTAGCTTTGGTATTGGGAGGTTTGCCTTTCAGCTCGTCAAGGGGGTTGACTGCCCCTACTTGGCCACCTATGTTGACTCACACTATTTCATGGACGAGGCTAAACCAGCTGTGAACTTGAATTCCATCTGCATTTTTGAACACAATCCTGCATTACCCTTGAGACGACACTATTCCAATTTCTACTCTGATTATTACGGGGGTCTTCCAAACACAGTCCTTGTCATCAGGGCGATTACTACCGTGGGGAACTATGACTATGTTTTTGATTTTCTCTTTTATCCAAGCGGAGCTATCGAGTCCCGAGTCCATGCCACGGGATACATATCCTCCTCGTTTTACTTTGCGGGTGGCAATGACTATGGGAACCGAGTCGGACAGCACACCTTGGGGACCATTCACACCCACTTTATCAACTTTAAAGCAGATTTGGATATAGCAGGTAGGTCTATCCATATGCTGTGTAATGGTGGGTAGGATGTAACAAGTTAGATCTTTGAAGTGAGGAAATTCTTCCTTAGGAAAAGGAATTTGTTGTCTCCAAAGGAAGGTCCAGCCTTTCCAAtctatgtgagtgtgtctgtgctTGTTGTGTCAGAGTGCCACGTCCTCCTTATTCTGTGTGTTTTCTAGAAGAGATCAGTTTTTGCTTGGCAGTGCTTGAAAGTGGTGGAATATTTCTGGAGTGCCTCTTTCAAACTTGTCATGTGTTAGGCTATGTATAAGAAAGTAATGGAGTAAAATTTACAGTGTGGCTCAAAATTATCTCTGGAGTAATACTCTCATGCAAACCTGATGGAAGTCAGGATTTTGTGCTCGCCTGGTGCAATTTGGGTATTTACACTCCATCGTTTTTAAAGTTCATTAACTGTCGCCTGCGTCTTGTCAGACTTCTGTGGATGCCCCACTTGTCTGCACAGCATTAATGCAGCTCCACACATTTCTTAGTATTGGATGTCAGTGCCTTAGTATTGGATGTCAGCGCCTTAGTATTGGATGTCAGTGCCTTAGTATTGGATGTCAGTGCAAGACAAAACGGACATTTTGCGAACGATCAggttgtcctggaagtgaaaaggtTTTGCAGGGTGCAGAATAGTACAGAGCTCCAGTGTTTGGGGCATATTTGTTGTGCTGGGTTGCGATGCATCTGATATGGACTGTTTTTGTTACACATTTTAATTTCCTGGTTGACCCCACGTAGTTTTATAGGGGACTCAATTTTCCCAAAAGTCGCTGCTTTTGAGAAATACTTCTATGTATTATGGCTGATTCTGATTATTAGTCCCCCGTTACAATTGCTTGTAGTACCTGTGGCATTTTAGcttctttagataacaaattctGCTAGAAAATATCCTATTTGATTTCCATTTTTACAAATTTTGTATGCTGAAGAATCTCTTGTTCTCAGTTGCTCCATGCAAAGTGAGGCTGCCATGAAAACGTTTGACAGAACGTCTTCGGGCTCCCAGTCTGGCTcagataagtatatatttttaatatgatgTGTGACCTATCGTGTATGCACTGACGCTTCACGCTTCTGAGTTAGTGCATGAGCTGCAGAAAGCACAGTTCACAAACAAGGAGCTGCGGCGGCCTCTCCCGTGCTCCGAGGTGCACGGCTGGTATGCAGCTCGCGCAGTAACTCAGAACATTCCTTAGTCAAGTGTATGCACTTTAGCCCGTGGGATGTATTCAAAGCACTTGCACATCTACGCTCTGCCCCAGCGCACACGTTCATGTTTCGACCCCTTGTGTTTGTCGCATTTTCCTGCTGTGTGGTAGGGAAGCACGGACAGTGAGCATTATATATGTTCACCACGATGAAACAGTATCACATTTGGCAGGAGCTTATATTCCCTGGTATTGAGCGGATGTGAATGGAATGACTTTACTTATGTGCACTAACTAGCGTGGACGGGATACACAATTTTAGATTTTAAATTTCAAGTTTTTCCAGTCAAGCTGCAGCGTAACACATGCCCCTGCAGCCCCCTGGAGAGAAGGGGTCCTTCCCCTTCAGGGACCCCCCCCCTCAGCCAGCCTAATGATTATGAATATCTTCAAGATACATGAGTCTCCGTGGCCCCTCATGACAATCTGCAGGGGGCAGGTGGTCATTGCagactttagggcggtgcgaccggtgccgccgctagggccagatgtagcaaattccggctttgtgactcgcaatttgcgagtcacaaagctGGATACAGgatgtgtccctgacaccatctgtgagtcgcaagggggtctcaaaggcccacctcattcatattaat encodes:
- the LOC138299470 gene encoding amine oxidase [copper-containing] 3-like isoform X2, translated to MNLKILLILLALTVATILALVCVLLSGSKTTACGPASKSDLLAKHDDKSLVFSDLSLTELSQVMEYLQRILGPDLLDCAKADPAENCLFSIDRQLPKKDQTLKFLDGGGKAPAREALAVVFFGGQPMPNVTEFIVGPLPNPAYHRDVTQEKFKGLLPYHRRQVTGKEYNLAYTLIRQKMDGAAPLFLKAVLGVPSDKNLAFLTTAPRGFESGDRSTWFVFFQDTPGSGFFIHPMGLEVLVNHRSLNTSEWTLDQVFYNGQYYDTIEELEAQYKAGNVRAVQITKLPRGDEMGSLKTRSRTMAAVPFQFEPNGARYSVKNNQVLYQSWSFAFSLSVNSGMRLFDIRFNGERIVYELSVQDAISLYGSNAPGGMMTRYMDSSFGIGRFAFQLVKGVDCPYLATYVDSHYFMDEAKPAVNLNSICIFEHNPALPLRRHYSNFYSDYYGGLPNTVLVIRAITTVGNYDYVFDFLFYPSGAIESRVHATGYISSSFYFAGGNDYGNRVGQHTLGTIHTHFINFKADLDIAGTANHVVAHDMEYETLEAPWRKGSTIHRPKLTRKVLKKENEAAFELQSKMPRNMQFASKKTNKWGHERSYRIQIVSFAGDYLPKDSTMEGAMSYARYKLAVTQRKEEEPHSSSVYNQNDPWTPSVNFSSFINDEDIEDKDLVAWITTGFLHIPHSEDIPNTVTAGNGVSFLLRPYNYFTEDPSVNSGDAVYFSKDMDLTSCTVNPLACLPKTASCAPNIPPFNYTGLENDQLIL